DNA from Bos indicus isolate NIAB-ARS_2022 breed Sahiwal x Tharparkar chromosome 15, NIAB-ARS_B.indTharparkar_mat_pri_1.0, whole genome shotgun sequence:
CTAAGACTGGAGGCATGAAGACCAGATTGGAAGCTATTGCAATAGTGAGGCATGTTTGGAGGGTATAGATTATAGGCTGATGAACTGGATATTGGAGGTAATaacaagaagaaagaaggatGATGCCCAGGTATTTGACCTGATCAAGTAGGTGAATATTGCTATCATTTATTAAGGTGGAGAAGGCTGGGGAAGTAACACAGGTTTGGTGTTCGAATGAGTTCTGTTGTACACGTGTTGACTTTCAGTGGAGTGGTGGTTCTGAGTTCTTCCTGTTGGGTGGTAGAAAGAAGCAAACTTCTGTTAACCTCtctattctttctctttgaattaGATTTGTAGGCCTGGATTGGGCAGTGACCTCTGGGCTCACTGTTCCAGCCTGGTGTATCTTCTGGCTCCATGGACAGTTGTTGGCTCCTACAGACCGGATGAAGCAGACTAGAGACACAGGTGGAGAAAACCTCCAGCTGGCAAGTTCTCAGAGTGTGACTCTCTGGCCGCTGGCCGTGCCCAGCCTGCCTTATGGAGAGGATGAACTGGCTGAGCAGACTGGCCTCCCGGGGCCCTGGGCACCGTGTACCACAAGGGGCCAGTCTGCAGACCCCTGTCATGGCTGACCCTGAGACTTGCCTCATGGTTTTCAAGAATCACTGGTCCCAGGTAGGAGACTGTATACCAAAGGGCCCAGTCTACTACCTGCCTGAGTCCCTCTAAATTTCTGTGTTCTCTCACCTTATCATCTAGTCACCTTATTTTAGATTCCTTCTCTTATCTGTCCTGATTCCCCAGGTGGTGCGAATCCTGGAACGGCAAGGGCCTCGGGCAGCTCCTGGGGGTGCTGATGATCTCAGTGCCGTGCGCAACCACACTTACCAGATGCTGACACTCCTGGCAGAGGATCGCGCAGTGCCCTTGGTCCCCACAGCTCCTGGGCCCCTGCTTGAGTTTGCTCTGCGTGAGGATCTGCTAACCCGTGTGTTGACATGGCAGCTTCAATGGGATGAGCTTGGGGATGGGGTTGAGGAACGGCGGGCTGAGCAACTGAAACTCTTTGAGATGCTAGTGAGCGAAGCTCGCCAGCCCCTGTTGCGGCATGGTCCAGTTCGTGAGGCTCTACTGATCTTGCTGGATGCCTGTGGCCGCCCTGTGCCCAGTAGCCCAGCACTGGATGAAGGCCTGGTGCTACTTCTCAGCCAGCTGTGCGTGTGTCTGGCCCGGGAGCCTTCACTGCTCGAGTTCTTCCTGCAGCCACCTCCTGAACCTGGAGCTGCTCCCcgtcttctcctcttttctcgCCTTGTCCCTTTTGTCCATCGAGAGGGCACCCTGGGCCAGCAGGCCCGCGACGCCCTACTCCTGCTCATGGCTCTATCAGCTGGAAGTCCCACTGTGGGCCGCTACATCGCAGATCACTCTTACTTCTGCCCGGTCAGCACCTCCTGGGATGGGTGTAGGGTATGGTGTAGGCACCTTCCTATTTAGGAGGTGTGGAGGGGCTATGCACCGGGGCCCTCTCCTTTAGCAAGTAGCCCCCTGGGTTTGAATGTAACACCTGGAATTGGGGTGGGGATGAAACTTGGGCTTATGTGGATAAGGCAGGTATGAAGGCTTTTCATGGGCCAGTGTTCCCAGGTGATGTCTTGGCACCTTGGGTAACTAAATATCTGCTCTGGTAATAGCTTTTATCCCTGTTCCATAAAACTCTGGGTTAATAGttccctgttttcattttttatattgtcTGTGCCTTTGGTAACCTGTCCTTGGGGATGGCCCCCAGGTGCTGGCCACAGGGCTGAGTGCCCTGTACTCGTCACTGCCCCGAAAGATTGAAGTTCCAGGGGATGATTGGCACTGCCTGCGACGGGAAGATTGGCTTGGAGTGCCAGCCCTTGCGCTTTTCATGAGTTCTCTAGAGTTCTGCAATGCAGTCATTCAGGTGGGACTGGGGTTCCCAGGAGCTCTGGCCCTTGCTCATCTGGGGAAATGGGGTGGGAGAAGGTGCAATCTCTGGAGTTCTGATTTTCTTTCAGCTTGAGGGgagggtgcatatatatatatattctaacatTTTGCTCCCTTTCTGACAGTAGCACCCTTCAAAATCCTCCATCCTCTTTTTTGTACCCATACAGGTGGCTCATCCTCTGGTGCAAAAGCAGCTGGTTGATTATATCCATAATGGGTTCCTGGTGCCAGTCATGGGCCCTGCCCTGCACAAGGTGAGAGTCATGGTGGCAAGGCAGATTAGGGGATTAGGCTGAGGAGTGGTTACCTCAGTGCCAGGACCAGTGTGGGTGGCAGTGGGCAGGGTACTCCTCCCTTTTTCCCTGTCTGTTCCTGGTACCTCCTTAGAACTTAAGGAAAATGGCTTTGTGTATATGTGGGGAAGCCCTAAATTTCCGAACTTTACCTTCCCTTCGTTCAGACCTCTGTGGAGGAGATGATCGCCAGTACCGCCTATCTGGAACTTTTCCTACGGAGTATTTCAGAGCCCGCCTTGCTCCGTACCTTCCTGAGATTCCTGCTGTTACACCGGCATGACACCCACACCATCCTTGACACCCTTGTTGCCCGTATTGGCAGCAACTCCCGGGTATGGCCCCTACCTCTGTCCTGGCTTACCTGGGTGAGCCATCTCCTCTCTCCAGCCTTTGTTCTGGGAGGGTGTTTCTGCCCTTCTTTGGCCTTTGTCTCCAGTAATCACTTCAAAGTTGGGTGGCATTTTCTTTCTAGTATTAAACTTTTAACTATTTTGGGAACATTTTCAATGTGCTTCCCTGCTTTTGTAATATCTGGATATACACAGGACAGTTATATTTTATGAATG
Protein-coding regions in this window:
- the FHIP1B gene encoding FHF complex subunit HOOK-interacting protein 1B isoform X7, coding for MERMNWLSRLASRGPGHRVPQGASLQTPVMADPETCLMVFKNHWSQVVRILERQGPRAAPGGADDLSAVRNHTYQMLTLLAEDRAVPLVPTAPGPLLEFALREDLLTRVLTWQLQWDELGDGVEERRAEQLKLFEMLVSEARQPLLRHGPVREALLILLDACGRPVPSSPALDEGLVLLLSQLCVCLAREPSLLEFFLQPPPEPGAAPRLLLFSRLVPFVHREGTLGQQARDALLLLMALSAGSPTVGRYIADHSYFCPVLATGLSALYSSLPRKIEVPGDDWHCLRREDWLGVPALALFMSSLEFCNAVIQVAHPLVQKQLVDYIHNGFLVPVMGPALHKTSVEEMIASTAYLELFLRSISEPALLRTFLRFLLLHRHDTHTILDTLVARIGSNSRLCMVSLSLFRTLLNLSCEDVLLQLVLRYLVPCNHVMLSQKPAVRDVDLYGRAADKFLSLIPRCCRHHASSPPRPEHASWARGGPSREAGRREDTTGPGSPSVDSSSVVTVHRPSTPSRLALFLRQQSLGGSESPAPAPRSPGLATSPASSPGRRPSPVEEPGPFMAVLFAKLENMLQNSVYVNFLLTGLVAQLACHPQPLLRSFLLNTNMVFQPSVKSLLQVLGSVKNKIESFAASQEDFPALLSKAKKYLIARGKLDWTEGPAAGPAPRRSDSLVKSRRPSLGELLLRHAHSPTRARQAAQMVLQPGRDGGAGLGLGGGSPGASTPVLPARGGAPERQGEALRVKNAVYCAVIFPEFLKELAAISQAHAVTSPFLLDTSEEGSGPPVSGFGPLNP
- the FHIP1B gene encoding FHF complex subunit HOOK-interacting protein 1B isoform X6 — encoded protein: MERMNWLSRLASRGPGHRVPQGASLQTPVMADPETCLMVFKNHWSQVVRILERQGPRAAPGGADDLSAVRNHTYQMLTLLAEDRAVPLVPTAPGPLLEFALREDLLTRVLTWQLQWDELGDGVEERRAEQLKLFEMLVSEARQPLLRHGPVREALLILLDACGRPVPSSPALDEGLVLLLSQLCVCLAREPSLLEFFLQPPPEPGAAPRLLLFSRLVPFVHREGTLGQQARDALLLLMALSAGSPTVGRYIADHSYFCPVLATGLSALYSSLPRKIEVPGDDWHCLRREDWLGVPALALFMSSLEFCNAVIQVAHPLVQKQLVDYIHNGFLVPVMGPALHKTSVEEMIASTAYLELFLRSISEPALLRTFLRFLLLHRHDTHTILDTLVARIGSNSRVWPLPLSWLTWLCMVSLSLFRTLLNLSCEDVLLQLVLRYLVPCNHVMLSQKPAVRDVDLYGRAADKFLSLIPRCCRHHASSPPRPEHASWARGGPSREAGRREDTTGPGSPSVDSSSVVTVHRPSTPSRLALFLRQQSLGGSESPAPAPRSPGLATSPASSPGRRPSPVEEPGPFMAVLFAKLENMLQNSVYVNFLLTGLVAQLACHPQPLLRSFLLNTNMVFQPSVKSLLQVLGSVKNKIESFAASQEDFPALLSKAKKYLIARGKLDWTEGPAAGPAPRRSDSLVKSRRPSLGELLLRHAHSPTRARQAAQMVLQPGRDGGAGLGLGGGSPGASTPVLPARGGAPERQGEALRVKNAVYCAVIFPEFLKELAAISQAHAVTSPFLLDTSEEGSGPPVSGFGPLNP